Sequence from the Synergistaceae bacterium genome:
GTTCAATTTGTCTGATGATTTCGCTGGCGTCTTTGTACGCCATGGGCGACTCGTCCAGCGTGTCGCGGACGACGCAGGTGGAAAACACGCCGTCCATGCTCGCTTTGTACTCGTCCATGGACAGGGTTGCGAACGCTTTTTTGCGGCTCATCATGCGTCCCGCGCCGTGGGGGGCCGACTCGTTCCAGTCGGAGTTGCCCTTTCCGACGCAGATCAGGCTGCCGTAACGCATGTTGATGGGGATCAGCAGTTTTTCGCCCTTCTTCGCCGACACGGCTCCTTTGCGCAAAATCATCGCTTCCGTGTCGATGTAGTTGTGTACTGTGGCGAAAGTCTCCTCCGGGGTCCAGCCCATTCCCCGGAGGATCTCGGCGGTCATGGCCCTGCGGTTGAGCCCGGCGAACCGTTGAATGATCTTCATGTCGTGGATGTAATCCTCGAACAGCCGACCCTCCACGTAAGCCAGGTCTTTGGGCGCGGAGGGGGTCAGCCGTTCGCGCCGTTTTTTCATTTCCTTCACGGTTTTCTGAATTTCCCTCTCGCGGCCTTCCGCTTTCAGCCTGGCGATGGTCTCGTCGATCTGGAACGCGGCGGCGCCGTGCAAAGCGCCCAGACCCTCGTCCTGATAATAGCCCGCCACCTCGGTGCCAATATGCCGGCTGCCGGAGTGGACGACGAGGTACAACGCGCCGTCCGTTCCCCGGTCCACTTCGATGAAGTGATTGCCGCCGCCCAGAGTGCCGATGCTCCGGCGGGCCCGCTCCAGGTTGACCCGGGCCGCGCAGCGGAGTTCGGACAGGTCGATTTCCGCGTTCAGAAGATGAGGCTCTTTACGGACGTCCCTGCCGGACGGTATCTTTTGGCGTACCAGTCTGTCGAGAGCCTGACAGTCGATCTTTCTTTCCGCCAGCTTCGTCGTTTCCATGCCGCAGCCGATGTCCACGCCCACCATGCCGGGCACGACCCTGTCCCGAAGGGTCATGGTGGTTCCGATGGTGCACCCTCTGCCGGCGTGAACGTCGGGCATGATCCTGATTTTGCAGCCCGCGAATTCTTCCTGATCGCACACCGCCCTGATCTGCGCCGCCGCGATTTCATCCAGAGCAGAACAGTAACAGACCGCCGTGTTGTGCGCGCCCTGAATTTCAATCATGGATTATCCCCTGTCCTCCGTTCCCGCGGCTTTGATGGTCAGGCCGCGATTTTTGCGTAACGTTCCGAGCCGAGAATTTTCATCATGAACGCAAAAGATAATAGAGAAGCGTCGCGAAAAAATCATGGAAAAAAAGTTGCGAGATTGATTTTATGCCACTCGAAAATTCCCAACACTGTCATTGGTCGTGAAGTGGAACGGGGATATGTCACCGAGATACCTTCTGAAGACTGCTTCGGTCTCATTCATCAAAACGCCTTCAGTCATAAAGCGGAGCCGGTGTTTTGAGATTGTCGCTATAATGCGGCTGATGACAAAGGAGGTTTGCCCTGGATGGCGAACAGGAAAAAGACAACGATTCAAAGTTCGGCTGTCAAAAGTAAATCCGACAAGAAAGTGCGCTTTGACCATGACGGTTTGTGGAAGGACCTCATAGAAAAATTCTTCTGCGATCTGCTGAACAGAGCCCTGCCGGAACTTTACGCGGTCGTTGACATAAAACGGGCTCCCCGTTTTCTCGACAAGGAATTCAGGGACATCCTGAACACGGGAGACCCGGAAATCCATACGAGCCCGTATTTCGCGGACTATATCATCGAAGTTCCGCTGAAGAACGGGGATGCTGAATGGATTCTCCTGCATATCGAGGCGCAGGGACCGGGCGGAGGAAGCATCGCCGAGCGGATGTTCCATTATCAGTGTCTGATCTACGGCCATTTTCGGCGGCATCCTGTGGCGCTTGTGATCATCACGGACAAACATCAAAATGAACCGCGATTTTACGAACACAGCCATTTTGGCACAGAGAACCTTTACCGTTATAATAGTCTTGTGCTGGCGGAGTTGGACGACGAAGAGCTCCTGGCGAGCGACAATCCTTTCGACCTCGCGCTTTATGCGGCCAAAGTCTCGCTGCGGGTCAAAGAGGAGCTCCAAAAGTACAATTATCTGCGTACACTGACCGGTCTTCTTGCCGAGCGCGGTTGGGACAGGGATAAAAAGCGTGATCTCATGCTTTTCATCATGCGTATAATATATTTGAATGACGAGCTTTTGGAGGCACAATATTGGGAGTACCGCCAGGAACTGGACAGGGAGGGAAAACTCGTGTACGAACCGTTTCTTAAAAAAGTAGAAGAGAGAATGGCGGAAAAACGCGGTGA
This genomic interval carries:
- a CDS encoding RtcB family protein, translating into MIEIQGAHNTAVCYCSALDEIAAAQIRAVCDQEEFAGCKIRIMPDVHAGRGCTIGTTMTLRDRVVPGMVGVDIGCGMETTKLAERKIDCQALDRLVRQKIPSGRDVRKEPHLLNAEIDLSELRCAARVNLERARRSIGTLGGGNHFIEVDRGTDGALYLVVHSGSRHIGTEVAGYYQDEGLGALHGAAAFQIDETIARLKAEGREREIQKTVKEMKKRRERLTPSAPKDLAYVEGRLFEDYIHDMKIIQRFAGLNRRAMTAEILRGMGWTPEETFATVHNYIDTEAMILRKGAVSAKKGEKLLIPINMRYGSLICVGKGNSDWNESAPHGAGRMMSRKKAFATLSMDEYKASMDGVFSTCVVRDTLDESPMAYKDASEIIRQIEPTAEILGRIEPVYNFKTAE